A stretch of Paenibacillus mucilaginosus 3016 DNA encodes these proteins:
- a CDS encoding cellulase family glycosylhydrolase yields the protein MLRKPFVPLAALMSALLLLTSAGAAGYAEEAAPGTSQVNAFRAVTAVQAAKAMSPGWNLGNTLDAYPDEGSWNNPPAEETIFEDIRAAGFRSVRIPVTWDSKIGPAPDYIIDPARLDRVEEVVDWALERGLYTVLNVHHDNGNWVTKMAVDPVTGLYVDDYNRNMDKLEKVWKQIAGRFKDKSEKLLFEVLNEPNNGEWEPKIEAPTDPDYPEARHHLTPEELNAMNHRMLKAIRTSGGSNASRIVVIGAEMDNSEKAVAHLEVPDDPYLMATFHYYTPYPFISNSWGHTAWGTPEDKAELTRYFKPVYDTFVRKGIPVLLGEFGTFVDPEAYAKSYYFNAVVRASYKYGFVPMYWDNGLDNYDRKARVWRDETAKDVIVRAGLGEINSFIGMRDAYFPQGKEPGDLVLPLELGGNELTGIYHGYYRLVEGRDYVMNEERTEMTLYGGFIAKLLPARGEAGAKETLRFRFSEGADQPLNLIRFAQPVLQDTKLTIPAGALKENLKIPVQYNGTKLATVRMVDAATGRPVKDEWAQGYVNRGDFVMDAEHVILSKEILNGRPPGSETKIILEFWPKGTTAEITVSAKAVKPEPGYQRKVSVLPRTAPKARRPLTIEGTILSLNGASVYKGVIDVEINDAEGNKVEQRIYNEKTLKPGEPLTVSFTWKPQMRGKYIVKFSYFTTNWKENLFWDDAARIIEVQ from the coding sequence ATGCTGCGCAAACCCTTTGTCCCCCTTGCCGCCCTGATGTCCGCACTGCTTCTGCTTACCTCTGCCGGGGCGGCGGGGTATGCGGAGGAGGCGGCCCCCGGCACTTCACAGGTGAACGCCTTCCGGGCCGTCACCGCGGTTCAGGCGGCCAAGGCGATGTCGCCCGGTTGGAATCTCGGCAACACGCTGGATGCTTACCCGGATGAGGGCTCCTGGAACAACCCTCCGGCGGAGGAAACGATATTTGAAGATATCCGGGCGGCGGGCTTCCGCAGTGTCCGGATTCCCGTGACCTGGGACAGCAAGATCGGACCCGCCCCGGATTATATCATCGATCCCGCCCGGCTTGACCGGGTGGAGGAGGTTGTGGACTGGGCACTCGAGCGGGGGCTCTACACGGTCCTGAACGTGCACCACGACAACGGCAACTGGGTGACGAAGATGGCGGTCGATCCGGTCACCGGCCTGTACGTCGACGATTACAACCGCAATATGGACAAGCTGGAGAAGGTCTGGAAGCAGATCGCCGGGCGGTTCAAGGACAAGAGCGAGAAGCTGCTATTCGAGGTCCTGAACGAGCCCAACAACGGGGAATGGGAACCGAAGATTGAGGCGCCGACGGACCCGGACTATCCGGAAGCGAGGCATCACCTGACGCCGGAGGAGCTTAACGCGATGAACCACCGCATGCTGAAGGCGATCCGGACCTCGGGCGGCAGCAATGCGAGCCGGATTGTCGTCATTGGGGCGGAAATGGACAACAGCGAGAAAGCGGTGGCCCATCTTGAAGTGCCGGACGACCCGTATCTCATGGCGACATTTCATTACTATACCCCATATCCGTTCATCAGCAACTCGTGGGGACATACAGCCTGGGGAACGCCGGAAGACAAGGCGGAGCTGACCCGGTACTTCAAGCCGGTATATGATACCTTCGTTCGCAAAGGCATCCCCGTGCTGCTGGGTGAATTCGGGACATTCGTGGATCCGGAAGCTTACGCGAAGAGCTATTATTTTAACGCGGTGGTCCGCGCTTCCTACAAGTACGGCTTCGTCCCCATGTATTGGGACAACGGCCTGGATAATTACGACCGCAAAGCGCGGGTGTGGCGCGACGAAACGGCCAAGGACGTGATCGTCCGGGCAGGCCTTGGCGAGATCAACTCGTTCATCGGGATGAGGGACGCTTATTTCCCGCAGGGGAAGGAACCCGGAGATCTCGTGCTGCCTCTGGAGCTCGGGGGCAATGAGCTGACCGGTATTTATCACGGCTATTACCGGCTGGTCGAAGGCCGGGACTACGTCATGAATGAAGAGCGGACCGAAATGACGCTCTACGGCGGATTCATTGCGAAGCTGCTTCCAGCCCGAGGGGAAGCGGGAGCCAAGGAAACGCTGCGCTTCCGGTTCTCCGAAGGCGCGGACCAGCCGCTGAACCTGATCCGCTTTGCCCAGCCGGTGCTGCAGGACACGAAGCTTACGATCCCGGCGGGCGCCCTTAAGGAGAACCTGAAGATCCCGGTGCAGTACAACGGAACGAAGCTGGCGACCGTCCGGATGGTCGATGCGGCCACCGGCAGGCCGGTCAAGGACGAGTGGGCCCAGGGCTATGTCAACCGCGGAGATTTTGTGATGGACGCGGAGCATGTCATCCTCAGCAAAGAGATCCTGAACGGTCGGCCGCCGGGCAGCGAGACGAAGATCATCCTGGAGTTCTGGCCGAAGGGCACGACGGCCGAGATTACCGTGTCCGCCAAGGCGGTTAAGCCGGAGCCCGGGTACCAGCGCAAGGTCTCGGTGCTGCCGAGAACCGCGCCGAAGGCGCGCCGGCCGCTGACGATCGAAGGGACGATCCTATCTCTCAACGGGGCATCGGTCTATAAGGGCGTTATCGACGTCGAGATCAACGACGCCGAGGGCAATAAAGTAGAGCAGCGCATATACAACGAGAAGACACTGAAGCCGGGCGAACCTCTGACGGTATCCTTTACATGGAAGCCGCAAATGAGGGGAAAATATATCGTGAAATTCTCTTATTTTACTACGAATTGGAAAGAAAACCTGTTCTGGGATGATGCGGCGAGAATCATCGAAGTGCAGTAA
- a CDS encoding S-layer homology domain-containing protein, with amino-acid sequence MIKLLLCTAIVLAGAVPLSLSASAQPLPDLVFFGENPNTSHWGVEVQKENDLLPFDASVAFNGHPAHRVTNVSGGWWGIGMTLQWTTRDISGYIPYGALEFELKGSRGGELLQFSLSDGRSPAAETGSVPAEASASWNHVTIPLAQFPQIGSFPASAWNTLLITKVNGEDLNTLWLSDMKFTSRYITGYEPLILTAPQGTVPAMPSVVTAVYSDSTTTEVPVTWSGVPDGSAAGAFTVQGHVAGVSVQPTAEVTVGTEADQGTGSEEPQPAQETPPAVETPSPETVPSSGQQEHVVFEGVRTDQYFGSGGNLKLETDLVSTSSLPVDSTVEGTYNGQPSYKIAVTKLADPNWGYWNGVLAADGWTSYSLEAFREGTLEFYVKGAAGGEDFVIGIMDTNDVKSVLSLSGLAQTVTTDWSLIRIPLSRFTEQAPDLDLSIIDKVVLENASTQGEMSVWLNRIKFTQNPAAELEIASVDPVKAVTVAGLPPELPQEVPVTYENGTTGTANVSWEAGDGYRVRGRYTVRGTILQDTGPVPVTAEVTVVRALSDEPHVIFLDKKKAQWASAEGHFSLGMEQALDDQGMPVTNEQGNPVMTLPVDPQVTFGGLPAYRLQVTRIPGPNWGYWGTGLTMDNWNPVNLEALYERGSLDFMIKGLAGGESFSVVLTDRAGALGTVKLSDVAAVTTGWRQVSIPLKRLVPVSSAHRLKESTAVTFTSDTGTGAAPLTVWLSDVRLASEASREVVRFGTKLPVQAQQLPQLPELPATAEAVYNDGTTEQVPVAWDAVTFSSWGYPNPVQGTAQGIDLPATLQFTVEGSRSSGSSGSGSGSGSAGMPEEPEAPIAAPVVPAASSLYPNGAAGTYTLPALKPAVDPADALLAVVNVQPGALKEGYKAAAPGPGQRPVMHIKVPYMSGVTGYAVKLPAGAVSGAYPDAELSVTTDLGRVVLPADLLNPDQLNGAAAIRLVIRRSDTADMKKTAREQVGGRTVLDIHLEADGVILPWESREKRVLVSPDYAPTDEELEHPERLVILYLGEDGEAEPVPSGRYDRTGGRMIFSAGHFSRYAVAWGSRTFGDLAGYGWAQEAVELLASRGIVQGTGPAEFAPGRGVTRAEFVSLLVRTLDLAGLPAEADFRDVDPSSPHYQAIAAAARLGIAGGIGGGLFAPDAPVSRQDVIVLTERALERAGRLHAGAADSLPSGVFRDAEDLAGYAVPAVSALYGAGLIEGAGGLLRPEAEMSRAEAAVLLNRIYPY; translated from the coding sequence ATGATCAAGCTCCTGTTGTGCACTGCTATCGTGTTGGCGGGGGCTGTTCCGCTGTCTCTTTCGGCTTCGGCGCAGCCTTTACCTGATCTGGTGTTCTTCGGAGAGAACCCCAATACGAGCCACTGGGGCGTAGAAGTACAGAAGGAGAACGATCTGCTGCCGTTCGACGCATCGGTTGCTTTCAACGGACATCCCGCACACCGGGTGACGAATGTGTCCGGAGGCTGGTGGGGCATCGGGATGACGCTGCAGTGGACAACGCGCGATATCAGCGGCTATATCCCGTACGGAGCGCTGGAGTTTGAGCTGAAGGGCAGCAGGGGCGGGGAGCTGCTCCAATTCTCGTTGTCGGACGGACGCTCACCGGCTGCCGAGACGGGCTCCGTACCGGCGGAGGCTTCCGCCTCTTGGAACCATGTGACGATTCCGCTCGCCCAGTTCCCGCAGATCGGCAGCTTCCCGGCCTCGGCATGGAATACGCTGCTGATCACTAAAGTCAACGGGGAGGATCTGAACACGCTGTGGCTCAGCGATATGAAATTCACCTCCCGGTACATTACCGGATATGAACCGCTTATTCTGACCGCTCCGCAGGGGACGGTACCGGCCATGCCATCCGTTGTGACAGCCGTGTACAGCGACAGCACGACGACCGAGGTGCCCGTGACCTGGAGCGGCGTTCCGGACGGCTCGGCGGCGGGCGCCTTCACGGTGCAGGGCCATGTGGCCGGAGTATCCGTGCAGCCCACAGCCGAGGTAACGGTTGGCACGGAGGCGGACCAAGGGACCGGCTCGGAGGAGCCGCAGCCGGCACAAGAGACTCCGCCGGCAGTGGAAACCCCCTCGCCCGAGACAGTACCTTCGTCCGGCCAGCAGGAGCATGTGGTGTTTGAAGGGGTGCGAACCGATCAATATTTCGGCTCGGGCGGCAACCTGAAGCTTGAAACGGACCTGGTCAGCACGAGCTCCCTGCCGGTCGACAGTACGGTGGAGGGCACCTATAACGGGCAGCCTTCCTACAAGATCGCTGTCACGAAGCTTGCCGACCCGAACTGGGGCTACTGGAACGGAGTGCTTGCGGCCGATGGCTGGACGAGTTATTCCTTGGAGGCTTTCCGGGAAGGCACCCTCGAGTTTTATGTCAAAGGAGCGGCCGGAGGCGAGGACTTCGTCATCGGCATCATGGACACCAATGACGTGAAATCGGTCTTGTCCCTTAGCGGGCTGGCCCAGACCGTCACCACGGACTGGTCTCTGATCCGCATCCCCCTCAGCCGGTTCACGGAGCAGGCTCCGGATCTGGATCTCAGTATCATTGACAAAGTGGTACTGGAGAACGCATCGACCCAGGGAGAGATGAGCGTATGGCTGAACCGGATCAAGTTCACGCAGAACCCTGCGGCAGAGCTTGAGATCGCCAGTGTCGATCCGGTTAAGGCCGTAACCGTGGCGGGCCTCCCACCCGAACTGCCTCAAGAAGTGCCGGTCACTTACGAAAATGGAACGACAGGCACGGCCAACGTCAGCTGGGAGGCTGGCGACGGGTATCGGGTCCGCGGCCGCTATACCGTCCGGGGGACGATCCTGCAGGACACAGGCCCCGTACCGGTAACCGCGGAGGTGACCGTAGTCCGTGCACTTTCGGATGAGCCTCATGTCATTTTTCTTGATAAGAAAAAAGCCCAATGGGCGAGTGCCGAGGGGCATTTCTCCCTGGGTATGGAACAGGCGCTAGATGACCAAGGCATGCCGGTCACCAATGAACAGGGCAACCCGGTCATGACCCTGCCGGTCGACCCGCAGGTCACCTTCGGCGGGCTGCCGGCATACCGGCTGCAGGTCACCCGTATTCCCGGCCCCAACTGGGGGTACTGGGGTACGGGACTCACCATGGACAACTGGAATCCGGTGAATCTGGAAGCTCTGTACGAACGCGGCAGCCTGGATTTTATGATCAAGGGCCTTGCCGGCGGAGAATCGTTCTCCGTCGTTCTCACGGACCGGGCCGGAGCACTTGGGACTGTGAAGCTCTCCGATGTGGCTGCAGTGACGACGGGCTGGCGCCAGGTGTCGATTCCGCTGAAGCGGCTTGTACCCGTCTCTAGCGCCCACAGGCTGAAAGAAAGCACGGCCGTCACGTTTACGTCGGATACGGGCACCGGTGCGGCCCCGCTGACCGTATGGCTGAGCGATGTGCGATTGGCGTCCGAAGCGAGCCGGGAGGTGGTCCGTTTCGGGACGAAGCTCCCCGTGCAGGCTCAGCAGCTTCCGCAGCTGCCGGAGCTGCCGGCCACGGCCGAGGCTGTATACAATGACGGCACGACGGAGCAGGTTCCCGTTGCGTGGGACGCCGTGACCTTCTCCTCCTGGGGCTACCCGAATCCGGTGCAGGGCACGGCGCAGGGGATCGATCTGCCGGCGACGCTGCAGTTCACCGTCGAAGGCAGCCGCAGCAGCGGTTCCTCCGGCTCGGGTTCGGGCTCCGGCTCCGCAGGAATGCCGGAGGAGCCCGAGGCCCCGATCGCCGCACCGGTCGTCCCGGCGGCATCGTCGCTGTATCCGAACGGAGCGGCCGGCACCTACACGCTGCCTGCCCTCAAGCCGGCGGTGGACCCCGCGGACGCCCTGCTGGCTGTCGTCAACGTTCAACCCGGCGCTCTCAAAGAGGGCTACAAAGCCGCAGCACCGGGGCCCGGTCAGCGCCCCGTCATGCACATCAAGGTTCCGTACATGAGCGGCGTGACCGGCTATGCGGTCAAGCTGCCGGCAGGGGCCGTGTCGGGAGCCTACCCGGATGCGGAACTCTCCGTCACCACGGACCTTGGCAGAGTCGTGCTGCCGGCAGATCTGCTTAACCCGGATCAGCTGAACGGCGCTGCAGCAATACGTCTCGTGATTCGCAGGTCGGACACCGCGGATATGAAGAAAACGGCCCGCGAGCAGGTAGGCGGCCGCACCGTGCTCGACATTCACCTGGAGGCGGACGGCGTCATTCTCCCTTGGGAGAGCAGGGAGAAACGGGTCCTCGTGTCTCCGGACTACGCGCCGACCGATGAAGAGCTCGAGCATCCCGAGCGCCTGGTTATTCTCTACCTGGGCGAGGACGGGGAGGCCGAGCCCGTGCCGAGCGGCCGCTATGACCGCACCGGCGGGCGCATGATCTTCTCCGCCGGCCATTTCAGCCGGTATGCGGTGGCCTGGGGCAGCCGCACCTTCGGAGACCTGGCCGGCTACGGCTGGGCGCAGGAGGCCGTGGAGCTGCTCGCTTCGCGCGGCATCGTCCAGGGCACCGGTCCTGCGGAGTTCGCTCCCGGCAGGGGAGTGACCCGGGCCGAGTTCGTCTCGCTGCTGGTCCGCACGCTGGACCTCGCCGGACTGCCCGCTGAAGCGGACTTCCGCGACGTGGACCCGTCGAGTCCGCATTACCAGGCGATTGCGGCAGCTGCAAGGCTCGGTATCGCCGGGGGCATCGGCGGCGGCCTGTTCGCGCCGGATGCACCGGTCTCCCGCCAGGACGTCATCGTCCTGACGGAGCGGGCGCTGGAGCGGGCCGGCCGGCTTCATGCCGGGGCGGCGGACAGCCTGCCCTCCGGCGTCTTCCGCGACGCGGAAGACCTCGCGGGCTATGCCGTACCGGCGGTGTCGGCCCTGTACGGGGCCGGTCTGATCGAGGGGGCCGGCGGCCTGCTGCGTCCCGAAGCGGAGATGAGCCGGGCGGAAGCCGCCGTGCTGCTCAACCGGATTTACCCATACTGA